A stretch of the Chlamydia pecorum E58 genome encodes the following:
- a CDS encoding IncA family protein has translation MSIKIHQDLSNTKNVKNINNACALGEIIQKSQINANVAGISCFALGIIFLLAGILLLAYPLALPVISTVLGALCIGIGAALFASSISLCVLKKPVFSNQIMNLSNKLKESYDALICREKEIKALSSKVRSQEEEILKLKKENQHLEACILEQQQRMHSELDRLSSDVRCLKSQQNL, from the coding sequence ATGAGTATAAAAATACATCAAGATCTCTCAAACACAAAGAATGTAAAGAATATTAACAATGCGTGTGCGCTGGGAGAGATAATTCAGAAATCTCAAATAAATGCAAATGTTGCTGGGATATCTTGTTTTGCCTTAGGGATAATTTTCCTTTTAGCTGGAATTCTTCTTCTTGCTTATCCTTTGGCTCTTCCTGTAATCTCAACGGTTCTTGGGGCTCTGTGTATTGGGATAGGAGCTGCTTTATTCGCTTCTTCTATATCTCTGTGTGTTTTGAAGAAACCGGTCTTTTCTAATCAGATCATGAATTTATCAAATAAGCTCAAAGAATCTTATGATGCTCTAATTTGTAGAGAAAAAGAAATAAAAGCTCTTTCTTCTAAAGTTAGAAGTCAAGAAGAAGAGATTCTTAAGCTTAAAAAGGAAAATCAACACTTAGAAGCTTGTATTCTAGAGCAGCAACAAAGAATGCATAGTGAGCTTGATCGACTTTCTTCAGACGTTAGATGTTTAAAATCGCAGCAAAACCTTTAG
- a CDS encoding UbiA-like polyprenyltransferase, with amino-acid sequence MKLSVFQKLININTSVFSLLFLLASTFFVLSIPEVIETITFQKALWKISFGGIALAFARTLGIVLNQYIDKCIDAKNPRTKSRVLPSNLTSSLSVYIILGTCFVCFVVLCAILGVLYWALLSITLFVLYSYMKRFSLLCHWILGGIYTTAILMNFFVLAQGNLPGYINLLIIVWGISIGLIITANDIIYAIQDISFDRSEGLYSVPARFGKEKSILIASVCLMLSSSLYLSLGWIGALNYIFYLLAIFPLGTIFYVFRSYQKIGKIQTGEERCFFLANIYIALSFLMSMFLLFLINMC; translated from the coding sequence GTGAAATTAAGCGTTTTTCAAAAACTAATTAATATAAATACATCTGTATTTTCTTTATTGTTCTTATTGGCTTCTACATTTTTTGTTTTGTCTATTCCTGAAGTTATAGAAACGATTACGTTTCAGAAAGCCTTATGGAAAATTTCTTTCGGAGGAATTGCATTAGCATTTGCAAGAACTCTAGGGATAGTACTGAACCAGTACATTGATAAATGTATAGATGCTAAAAATCCTCGTACGAAATCTAGGGTACTGCCGAGTAACTTAACTTCCAGTCTTTCTGTTTATATTATTCTTGGCACTTGTTTTGTTTGCTTTGTTGTTCTTTGTGCGATTTTAGGAGTTCTTTATTGGGCACTCTTATCTATAACACTTTTTGTCCTTTATTCTTATATGAAGCGCTTTTCTTTGTTGTGCCATTGGATTTTAGGAGGGATTTATACTACCGCGATTCTTATGAATTTCTTCGTCTTAGCTCAGGGGAACCTTCCAGGATATATAAATCTCCTAATTATTGTTTGGGGAATAAGTATAGGACTTATCATTACAGCTAATGATATTATCTATGCTATCCAAGATATTTCCTTTGATCGCTCGGAAGGATTGTATAGTGTTCCAGCACGCTTTGGGAAAGAAAAAAGTATTCTTATTGCCTCTGTATGTTTAATGCTAAGCAGCAGTCTGTACCTTTCTTTAGGATGGATAGGGGCCTTAAATTACATATTTTATCTTTTGGCGATCTTTCCTTTAGGAACAATATTTTATGTTTTTAGAAGCTATCAAAAAATAGGAAAAATACAAACAGGAGAGGAGCGCTGCTTCTTTCTCGCGAATATTTATATTGCATTATCTTTTCTTATGAGTATGTTTCTATTGTTTTTGATCAATATGTGTTAA
- a CDS encoding UbiX family flavin prenyltransferase gives MKHFVVGISGASGAILAIKLIQQLAAMKHHIDVIISPSGRKTLYYELKTSSFTNLFSKKELQNISIHKITAIDSPLASGSYSVDAMIIIPCSMATVAAISIGLGDNLLRRAADVALKEKRTLVLVPREAPLHTIHLENLAKLSQSGATIFPPMPMWYFLPQTIEDLENAIVGKLLALLGIPNSLTKEWGAKL, from the coding sequence ATGAAACATTTCGTAGTTGGAATTTCTGGAGCTTCAGGGGCAATCCTTGCTATTAAGCTTATCCAACAACTCGCAGCAATGAAGCATCACATTGATGTAATCATTTCCCCATCAGGGAGAAAAACACTTTATTATGAGCTCAAGACCTCCTCATTTACAAATCTCTTTTCTAAGAAAGAACTTCAAAACATCTCTATACATAAAATTACAGCAATAGATAGCCCTTTAGCTTCTGGATCCTATTCTGTAGATGCTATGATTATTATTCCTTGTAGCATGGCAACAGTTGCTGCGATTTCTATTGGACTAGGAGATAATTTATTACGAAGAGCTGCAGATGTTGCTCTTAAGGAGAAAAGAACTTTAGTCCTTGTCCCGAGAGAGGCTCCTCTTCATACGATTCATTTAGAAAATTTAGCAAAACTTAGCCAGAGTGGAGCAACGATTTTCCCTCCTATGCCTATGTGGTACTTTTTACCTCAAACTATAGAGGATTTGGAGAACGCAATTGTAGGGAAACTTCTTGCTCTTTTAGGTATTCCTAATTCTTTAACAAAAGAATGGGGGGCTAAACTTTAG
- a CDS encoding YitT family protein, which yields MPHGPRPEKFSFPLYFSKTLSWFFLGGGLAAVGIQMILVPNDLIDGGIVGLSLIASHFIGHKYLPFCLAIFNLPFVILAFRQIGKYFVIQMLTAVIVFSCALWLIDILPLWLGISPVVFKGSEMETVVLGGVVIGVGCGLIIRHGGSTDGTEILGIIVNKKKGFTVGQVILFVNFFIFALAGFVYKNWHTAFISFLTYGVATKVMDTVILGFEDTKSVTIITSSPRKLGHILMETLGVGLTYIHAEGGYSGEPRNLLYIVVERLQLSQLKEIVHREDPSAFIAIENLHEVINGRRTS from the coding sequence ATGCCTCACGGTCCACGTCCTGAAAAATTTAGCTTTCCTTTGTATTTCTCTAAAACCCTAAGCTGGTTTTTTTTAGGAGGGGGACTTGCTGCTGTTGGCATTCAAATGATTTTAGTTCCCAATGACCTTATTGATGGAGGAATCGTTGGGTTATCTCTTATAGCCTCGCATTTTATTGGGCATAAGTACCTCCCTTTTTGCTTGGCTATTTTCAATCTTCCTTTTGTTATTCTTGCTTTTCGTCAAATTGGCAAGTATTTCGTTATCCAAATGTTGACTGCAGTGATCGTTTTTTCCTGCGCTTTGTGGCTAATAGATATTCTTCCGCTTTGGTTAGGGATTAGCCCTGTCGTATTTAAAGGCTCTGAAATGGAAACTGTAGTTCTTGGTGGAGTAGTCATTGGGGTTGGCTGTGGTTTAATTATCCGGCATGGAGGCTCTACAGATGGAACAGAGATCCTAGGGATTATTGTGAACAAGAAAAAGGGGTTCACAGTAGGTCAAGTGATCTTATTTGTGAACTTCTTTATCTTTGCTCTGGCCGGGTTTGTTTATAAAAATTGGCACACAGCTTTTATTTCTTTCCTTACCTATGGTGTAGCAACAAAAGTTATGGACACAGTGATTCTTGGATTTGAGGATACAAAGTCCGTAACAATTATTACATCTTCTCCACGAAAGTTAGGACATATTCTTATGGAGACGTTAGGTGTTGGTTTAACCTATATTCATGCAGAGGGAGGTTATTCCGGGGAGCCTAGAAACCTACTTTATATTGTTGTTGAGCGTTTACAGCTTTCCCAACTTAAGGAAATTGTCCACAGAGAAGACCCCTCTGCTTTCATTGCTATTGAAAACCTCCATGAAGTGATCAATGGAAGGCGTACAAGCTAA
- the surE gene encoding 5'/3'-nucleotidase SurE: MSKRLKIVLTNDDGIEAKGMSYLVSALLSADIADLYIVAPHTEQSGKSMAFSFSSVLCVSPHAYSQEVREAWAVKGTPVDCVKIALRTMFQDSPPDLLISGINSGNNYGKNAWLSGTIGAAKQALLDNIPALALSQDHHISCFQKEKAPEILKMIIEYLLSHPFPCLTGLNVNFPASPESSSWKGVRLVPPGEEIIYEEPHFLGTVNKNQYYIGKIIGPQTEGDPSSEYTALSENYISMSPLFRQNSPFGVISEQEFQQTQKKFEAFLESIDISQIF, from the coding sequence GTGTCTAAAAGATTAAAAATTGTGTTAACAAATGATGACGGAATAGAAGCTAAAGGAATGAGCTACTTAGTTTCTGCCCTATTATCAGCTGATATTGCGGATCTTTATATTGTTGCTCCACATACAGAGCAGTCAGGGAAAAGCATGGCTTTTTCTTTTAGCTCTGTGCTTTGTGTGTCTCCGCATGCATATTCTCAAGAAGTTCGAGAGGCTTGGGCTGTAAAAGGGACCCCCGTAGATTGCGTAAAGATTGCTCTTAGGACAATGTTTCAAGACTCCCCCCCAGATCTTTTGATTTCAGGAATTAATAGCGGAAATAATTATGGGAAAAATGCTTGGCTTTCAGGAACCATAGGAGCAGCTAAGCAAGCCTTGTTAGATAATATTCCAGCTCTAGCATTATCACAAGACCATCATATTTCCTGTTTTCAAAAGGAAAAGGCTCCGGAAATTTTAAAGATGATCATAGAATATCTTTTGTCCCATCCCTTTCCTTGTTTGACGGGATTGAATGTAAACTTTCCTGCTAGTCCTGAATCTTCATCTTGGAAAGGCGTTCGTCTTGTTCCTCCGGGAGAAGAAATCATTTATGAAGAACCTCACTTTTTAGGAACAGTAAATAAGAATCAATATTATATTGGGAAAATTATCGGGCCACAGACAGAAGGAGACCCCTCTTCTGAATATACTGCACTATCAGAAAACTATATTAGCATGAGTCCCCTGTTTAGACAAAACTCCCCTTTTGGAGTCATCAGTGAACAAGAATTTCAGCAAACTCAAAAAAAATTTGAAGCTTTCTTAGAAAGTATAGATATCAGTCAAATCTTTTAG